In the genome of Verrucomicrobiota bacterium, one region contains:
- a CDS encoding glycosyltransferase family 4 protein — MKILFITPGTGAYYCGVCLRDRALVQALQKLDYKVLMLPTYLPLVTEDDGEKGEASREIFYGGINVYLQEKLPFFRALPQWMDKWLSSYDLLKWVSRFQSMTSASEHGKLTLSMLKGEEGNQAKELNRLVGWVQKEFKPDAIVFSTSLLVGMARMLKKRLGCSVGCFLQGEENFLDSLEEPYREDCWQLMGERCSELDWVIAPSKYFAKSMTQKMGFKEELVNIVPNGIETSDYQASTLPWNPPVIGYLARMCEEKGLDILVDAFLLTRKQGIDVHLKIAGAYTEADESFVSSQKRKIEDSGYAKDVSFHPNLTKEEKIDFYKGLTLFSVPATYSEAFGLYVVEAMAAGVPVVLPKVSAFQEIVDSTGGGMVYDYNRASTLNNALQKLLRERNKVIEMAEQGKKNTKRIYDIAHMAEQFIGVIENNK, encoded by the coding sequence ATGAAAATCCTTTTCATCACGCCTGGGACAGGAGCGTATTACTGTGGCGTTTGTCTACGTGATAGAGCCTTAGTCCAAGCACTGCAAAAGCTTGACTATAAGGTTCTCATGTTGCCGACCTATTTGCCTTTGGTGACAGAGGATGATGGTGAAAAAGGAGAAGCTTCCCGTGAAATTTTCTATGGTGGTATCAATGTTTATTTACAAGAAAAGCTGCCTTTTTTTCGAGCACTTCCGCAATGGATGGACAAATGGCTGAGCAGCTACGATTTACTGAAATGGGTTTCACGCTTCCAAAGTATGACCTCGGCTAGCGAGCACGGGAAACTGACGCTTTCTATGCTAAAGGGGGAGGAGGGGAACCAAGCGAAGGAATTAAATCGTCTTGTTGGTTGGGTTCAAAAGGAGTTTAAACCGGATGCCATTGTATTTTCTACTTCCTTGTTGGTGGGAATGGCTCGAATGCTAAAGAAAAGGTTGGGTTGTTCAGTGGGTTGTTTTTTGCAGGGAGAAGAGAATTTTTTGGATTCGCTAGAGGAGCCTTATCGAGAAGATTGTTGGCAATTGATGGGTGAGCGTTGTTCAGAGTTGGATTGGGTAATAGCTCCAAGTAAGTATTTTGCTAAATCCATGACTCAGAAAATGGGTTTCAAAGAAGAATTGGTAAATATAGTTCCCAACGGAATTGAAACCAGTGATTATCAAGCCTCTACCTTACCTTGGAATCCACCAGTGATAGGCTATTTAGCCAGGATGTGTGAGGAAAAGGGACTGGATATATTGGTAGATGCATTTTTGCTTACGAGGAAGCAAGGCATAGATGTTCACTTAAAGATTGCAGGGGCTTACACCGAGGCTGATGAGTCATTTGTTTCTTCACAGAAAAGAAAAATAGAGGATTCTGGATATGCTAAGGATGTGTCCTTTCACCCTAATTTAACTAAAGAAGAAAAGATTGATTTTTACAAAGGACTTACCCTTTTTTCTGTGCCAGCCACCTATAGTGAGGCTTTCGGGCTATATGTGGTAGAGGCAATGGCCGCTGGAGTACCTGTGGTCCTACCGAAGGTGTCGGCCTTTCAGGAAATTGTCGATTCAACAGGCGGCGGTATGGTTTATGACTATAACCGGGCGAGTACTTTAAATAATGCCTTGCAAAAATTATTACGTGAGCGCAATAAAGTAATAGAAATGGCGGAGCAAGGAAAAAAGAATACAAAAAGGATATATGATATTGCCCATATGGCTGAACAGTTCATAGGAGTAATCGAGAATAACAAATAA
- a CDS encoding galactose-1-epimerase, with the protein MGSQKNMEWLIYAFGTVVFWGIYGILLHTGSMAMGDSVNGRYKAFLFVGIAYFIAAVLAPLILLKLNGASWNFPAKGVSWSLIAGIAGALGAFFVLLAFGAKGSPAVVMSIIFAGAPIVNAVVALSLHPPVGGFSVIKWPFYLGIILAAVGGCLVTLYKPGPGSPPSANKTDSKQEQNISSETTKKLGSCSVEQTYYGRTKTGQELQQFILKNDSGMEVRIIELGAIITNWLAPDAEGKLDDIVLGFDQLADYENNEPHFGEVVGRYANRIAKGQFKLGGKIYKLTKNHGNHHIHGGLDGFGKRIWQGASFKNEDRVGVVFKMTSPDKDQGYPGELKTQVTYTLDKEGQLRIDYTAESSKRTVVNLTQHAYFNLMGHGSGDILDHQVMIAAETFTTVKKGLIPTGKLADVEKTPMDFRTLKPICSDLKEDFGQLNMAGGYDHNFVLSEQSSGMKLAAKVIEPGSKRLLEVWTDQPGLQFYTGNALDGSIKGKGGFNYQKHAGFCLESQHFPDSPNHKDFPSTVLRAGEIYQTSTAFRMSTVA; encoded by the coding sequence ATGGGATCACAAAAAAATATGGAATGGTTAATCTATGCGTTTGGGACAGTAGTGTTTTGGGGTATCTACGGCATTTTACTGCATACGGGATCGATGGCTATGGGGGATTCGGTAAACGGAAGGTATAAGGCCTTTTTGTTTGTCGGAATTGCTTACTTTATTGCCGCAGTCTTAGCTCCTCTCATCTTGTTGAAGCTAAATGGAGCTTCTTGGAATTTTCCTGCTAAAGGGGTAAGTTGGTCTTTAATTGCAGGTATTGCAGGTGCCTTAGGCGCTTTCTTTGTTCTGCTGGCGTTTGGGGCCAAAGGTTCACCTGCAGTAGTGATGTCGATTATTTTCGCGGGCGCACCTATTGTGAATGCGGTAGTTGCGCTTTCATTGCATCCGCCAGTTGGTGGGTTCAGTGTGATCAAGTGGCCCTTCTATTTAGGAATTATACTGGCAGCGGTCGGGGGATGCTTAGTGACACTTTACAAACCAGGGCCTGGTAGTCCGCCATCTGCAAATAAAACTGACAGTAAGCAAGAGCAGAACATATCGAGTGAGACTACCAAAAAGCTAGGATCTTGTAGTGTGGAGCAGACCTATTATGGCAGGACTAAAACTGGGCAAGAGCTTCAGCAATTTATACTCAAAAACGACTCTGGTATGGAAGTTAGGATTATTGAGCTCGGAGCGATTATCACCAACTGGCTTGCACCGGACGCAGAAGGTAAGCTGGACGATATCGTGTTAGGTTTTGATCAATTAGCTGACTACGAGAATAATGAGCCTCATTTTGGTGAGGTTGTTGGGAGATATGCCAATAGAATAGCGAAAGGGCAATTTAAGCTTGGGGGCAAGATTTATAAACTGACAAAGAACCATGGCAACCACCATATTCATGGTGGGCTAGATGGCTTTGGCAAAAGAATCTGGCAGGGAGCATCATTTAAAAATGAGGACCGTGTAGGAGTCGTTTTTAAGATGACAAGTCCTGATAAAGATCAAGGTTACCCTGGCGAACTAAAAACCCAAGTGACCTACACGCTAGACAAAGAAGGACAGCTAAGAATTGACTATACCGCAGAAAGTAGCAAACGAACCGTTGTCAACTTGACTCAACATGCTTATTTCAATCTTATGGGGCATGGTTCTGGAGATATACTCGATCATCAAGTGATGATTGCGGCTGAGACTTTTACAACTGTTAAGAAGGGGCTCATTCCCACAGGTAAGCTAGCTGATGTAGAAAAGACCCCTATGGATTTTAGGACGCTAAAGCCTATCTGCAGCGATCTCAAAGAAGACTTTGGCCAGTTAAACATGGCCGGGGGCTATGATCATAATTTTGTTCTCAGCGAGCAGAGCAGTGGAATGAAGCTGGCGGCCAAGGTAATCGAGCCCGGTAGCAAGCGTCTGCTAGAAGTTTGGACAGATCAACCAGGTCTTCAGTTTTATACAGGTAATGCTTTGGATGGCTCAATAAAAGGTAAGGGGGGATTTAACTATCAAAAGCATGCTGGTTTTTGCCTAGAGTCCCAACACTTTCCAGATTCACCTAATCATAAAGATTTTCCAAGCACCGTATTGAGAGCGGGGGAAATCTATCAAACGAGCACTGCCTTTCGCATGTCAACCGTAGCATAA
- a CDS encoding PQQ-binding-like beta-propeller repeat protein, with product MIKSKQLVVIRVSLSLLVGVVFVGCGNDLPKDKKQVMSADESPSSSYQGWLSWRGPDQNGVSGETGLPDKIEESAALWKYAIQGGGTPVIANGRAFIFGFYGETQDVQEALVCLDADTGELIWEKRFSDYLSDIIYNRYAIGAPLVDEETGNIYLMSSAGLAMAYNQEGKLLWEHSMLEEFGRLTFPNGRTGTAVIDGDRVIFRGITAAWGRQGPARDRFYAFDKRNGDLIWISTPGGQPIDSSYSTPVFHDLEDGRRVFYSGTGCGNMICADARTGEALWRFQVSTGGVNASPVLYGKDKLIVIHGKENLDSSLIGRLICLKIPTSVAEMGQTPVVLGADAELWRNEEGMRSFTSSPVVHDGVIYTTVATGELMAVDAKTGERLWSEKLAPDQIHASPLYAEGKIYAPMFDGSFHVLKVSKEQAEILSETQLDAPCIAAPSVWGGRLYLQSKKSVYCFGPAEVKPGLVASYMRKDPEPGPIQRLQVVPYEFRMKPGDTQSFKVRGLDNLGLLVEKEISGGEWKKFIPPAAKVKAEVDAVLQGDGTLIAPNDAKQSAGALKVVQDNAEGVTRGRILSNVHYSEDFESFELSQDGGDEKFAYPPLSWLAARLKWRIIDTPEGKIAGNTLDKLLFQRSRIFIGDPDMSGYNLQADVMTDGNRRIMSDIGLINQRYIINLVGNWKALEVSSNHDRLKVTVPFAWKSNEWYTLKTRVNVDADGMGMIRGKVWKRGETEPEAWTIEVEHKNAHKKGAPGIFAFSPQAKKRVFIDNILLSPNE from the coding sequence ATGATAAAATCCAAGCAATTAGTAGTAATCAGAGTTAGTCTAAGCTTATTAGTAGGAGTGGTGTTTGTTGGGTGCGGCAATGATCTTCCCAAGGACAAGAAGCAAGTGATGAGTGCGGATGAGTCTCCTTCGAGTTCCTATCAGGGTTGGCTGAGCTGGAGGGGTCCAGATCAAAATGGTGTATCAGGTGAGACAGGCTTGCCAGATAAAATTGAGGAAAGTGCTGCGCTTTGGAAATATGCTATTCAAGGGGGTGGAACGCCAGTTATTGCCAATGGACGTGCTTTTATTTTTGGTTTCTATGGAGAAACCCAGGACGTCCAAGAAGCTTTAGTCTGTCTGGATGCAGACACAGGCGAGCTCATTTGGGAAAAACGCTTTAGTGATTATTTAAGTGATATTATTTACAACCGCTACGCTATAGGAGCCCCGCTCGTAGATGAGGAGACAGGTAACATCTACCTGATGAGTTCTGCGGGCTTGGCGATGGCCTATAACCAGGAGGGTAAGCTTCTTTGGGAACATTCTATGCTGGAGGAGTTTGGGCGCTTAACTTTTCCCAATGGCCGAACTGGCACTGCCGTCATTGATGGTGATCGAGTGATCTTTAGAGGGATCACAGCAGCCTGGGGGAGGCAGGGGCCGGCGAGAGACCGTTTTTATGCCTTTGATAAAAGAAATGGAGATTTGATTTGGATATCTACCCCGGGCGGCCAGCCTATCGACAGTTCTTATTCCACACCAGTCTTTCACGATCTTGAAGATGGGAGGCGAGTTTTTTATTCGGGAACAGGCTGTGGAAATATGATCTGTGCCGATGCCAGAACCGGTGAGGCGCTCTGGCGCTTTCAAGTATCTACTGGCGGCGTGAATGCCTCGCCCGTTTTGTATGGTAAGGATAAGCTAATTGTCATTCATGGTAAGGAGAATCTAGATAGTTCACTTATTGGGCGGCTGATCTGTTTGAAGATTCCTACGAGTGTTGCAGAGATGGGCCAAACACCAGTTGTTTTAGGAGCTGATGCAGAACTATGGAGAAATGAAGAAGGCATGCGTTCCTTTACTAGTTCTCCCGTTGTGCATGATGGAGTGATTTACACAACCGTAGCCACGGGGGAATTGATGGCGGTTGACGCTAAAACAGGAGAGAGGTTATGGTCAGAAAAATTAGCCCCTGACCAAATACATGCTTCGCCCTTGTATGCGGAGGGTAAGATATACGCGCCCATGTTTGACGGAAGTTTTCACGTGCTCAAGGTCTCAAAAGAACAAGCTGAGATTTTGAGTGAAACCCAATTAGACGCGCCTTGTATTGCAGCGCCCTCTGTATGGGGCGGGCGTCTTTATCTCCAGAGTAAAAAGAGCGTTTATTGCTTTGGTCCTGCAGAGGTAAAACCAGGTCTAGTAGCAAGTTATATGCGCAAAGACCCAGAGCCCGGTCCTATTCAGCGTTTGCAAGTTGTTCCCTATGAGTTTCGGATGAAGCCTGGGGATACGCAATCATTCAAAGTGCGTGGTCTAGATAATCTTGGATTGCTAGTTGAAAAAGAAATCAGCGGTGGAGAATGGAAGAAATTCATTCCACCAGCTGCTAAAGTCAAGGCGGAGGTGGATGCAGTTTTGCAAGGGGATGGAACACTCATTGCACCTAATGATGCCAAACAGTCAGCAGGGGCCTTAAAGGTCGTTCAAGACAACGCCGAAGGAGTTACCCGAGGTAGGATTCTTTCTAATGTTCATTATTCAGAGGATTTTGAGTCATTTGAGTTAAGTCAAGATGGCGGGGATGAGAAGTTTGCTTATCCACCATTATCATGGCTTGCGGCAAGGCTGAAGTGGCGAATTATTGATACACCAGAAGGCAAAATAGCTGGAAATACTTTGGATAAGCTGTTGTTTCAAAGATCACGAATTTTCATAGGGGACCCAGATATGTCTGGCTACAATTTACAGGCAGACGTTATGACTGACGGTAATAGAAGAATCATGTCAGACATTGGACTCATTAATCAGCGTTATATTATTAATTTAGTGGGTAACTGGAAAGCTTTGGAAGTTAGCTCGAATCATGACCGGCTTAAGGTTACTGTCCCGTTTGCGTGGAAGTCCAACGAATGGTACACCCTCAAAACTAGGGTAAATGTTGACGCTGATGGTATGGGAATGATTAGAGGCAAAGTTTGGAAGCGTGGAGAGACGGAGCCTGAAGCTTGGACTATTGAAGTAGAGCATAAAAATGCTCATAAGAAGGGTGCACCGGGAATATTTGCCTTTTCACCTCAGGCTAAGAAGAGAGTGTTTATTGATAATATTTTGCTCTCACCAAATGAGTAA
- a CDS encoding coproporphyrinogen-III oxidase family protein has protein sequence MSVEFLEKLWDTVDSETEGGSYFLANYPPFQYWKDDESSKVSSVLQNRAPDGVDLGLYMHIPFCRKRCHFCYFRVYTDKNSKEVNGYISAAIRELEIYAKQPFLQGRKPRFVYFGGGTPSYLSAKQLKSLTDQMKAVIPWDEVEEVAFEGEPGTLNSIKLNAIREIGVTRLSMGVENFDDHVLEINGRAHRSPEVWKAMEVAKALDFDQINIDLIAGMLDETEKNWQRCVERTVELEPDSVTIYQMEVPYNTTIFKRMKQESQLKAPVADWKTKRRWVQEAFDYLERKGYTITSAYTAVKNPEKTKFVYRDALWSGADMVALGVASFSHLGGVHFQNLTHFDPYLDSLQEGKLPIGRALQTTGEEQMLREFMLQMKLGRVSIQYFENKFAINILERFSQELDFMTRKKLLNRSGDWLVLSSDTLLRVDALLPGFFLPEHQNNL, from the coding sequence ATGTCAGTAGAGTTCCTGGAAAAGCTGTGGGATACCGTCGACTCTGAGACCGAGGGTGGCAGTTATTTCCTAGCGAATTATCCTCCTTTTCAATATTGGAAGGACGACGAGTCAAGCAAGGTTTCTAGTGTTTTACAGAACCGAGCTCCTGATGGTGTTGATTTGGGACTTTATATGCATATTCCCTTTTGCCGTAAGCGCTGTCACTTTTGTTATTTTAGGGTGTACACGGATAAGAACTCGAAAGAGGTTAATGGCTATATCAGTGCTGCTATCCGTGAATTGGAGATATATGCCAAGCAGCCCTTTCTCCAAGGTCGAAAGCCTCGTTTTGTTTATTTTGGTGGTGGAACTCCTTCGTATTTATCCGCAAAGCAACTTAAGAGTTTAACAGATCAGATGAAAGCGGTGATTCCCTGGGATGAGGTTGAGGAAGTGGCTTTTGAGGGGGAGCCAGGAACTCTGAATTCCATAAAATTGAATGCGATTCGAGAAATAGGGGTGACTCGCCTGAGCATGGGTGTGGAAAATTTTGATGATCATGTCCTTGAGATTAATGGCCGGGCACATCGCAGTCCGGAGGTCTGGAAAGCTATGGAAGTAGCCAAGGCACTGGATTTTGATCAGATCAATATCGACCTTATTGCAGGTATGTTGGATGAGACAGAAAAAAATTGGCAGCGCTGCGTTGAGCGAACCGTTGAGCTTGAGCCCGATAGCGTGACCATTTACCAGATGGAGGTTCCCTACAATACAACCATTTTCAAGCGTATGAAACAAGAGAGCCAACTTAAGGCTCCTGTTGCCGATTGGAAAACAAAGCGACGCTGGGTGCAAGAGGCTTTCGATTATTTAGAGCGAAAAGGTTATACCATCACCAGTGCTTACACGGCGGTGAAAAATCCAGAAAAGACAAAATTTGTCTACCGTGATGCACTTTGGTCTGGTGCTGATATGGTGGCATTAGGGGTCGCTTCCTTTTCGCATCTAGGGGGTGTTCATTTTCAAAATCTCACGCACTTTGATCCTTACCTAGACTCATTGCAAGAAGGTAAATTACCTATTGGCAGAGCTTTGCAAACCACTGGAGAGGAGCAAATGCTTAGGGAATTCATGTTACAAATGAAGTTAGGACGGGTGAGCATTCAGTATTTTGAAAATAAATTTGCTATTAATATATTAGAGCGTTTTTCGCAGGAGTTAGACTTTATGACGCGTAAGAAACTTTTAAATCGCAGTGGAGATTGGCTTGTTCTGAGTAGTGATACCTTGTTGCGAGTAGATGCATTGTTGCCAGGTTTCTTTTTACCCGAACATCAAAATAATCTGTGA
- a CDS encoding NAD(P)/FAD-dependent oxidoreductase gives MNHDVDVLVIGGGPAGATTSALLAEKGWDVLVLEKEQFPRYHVGESLMPFCYFTLEQLGVIDWLKNSACPKKHSVQFVTEDGKLSKPFYFFQHLDHEASTTWQVKRDEFDAMMLDNAEKKGAQVKYGVRAEKLLKVGGKVVGAVARNGGDPFEVKAKMVIDASGRDVFSMSRSGWRVKDPVLNKIAIWTYYQGAKRDEGLDEGATTVAYLPERGWFWYIPLQNNRVSVGIVAEKDYLYRDGKDPANIFAREIENNAWIKDHLAQGTCENEYWATGDYSYRSQYCATDGLLLVGDAYAFLDPVFSSGVFLALSSGALGAKAVDKALKSGNVEATQFMEYGERMCHGIESMRRLVYAFYDPNFSFATLLKEQPELRGDLTDCLIGDLFERDFSHLFQTIGRMANTPEPLKHGRAYLNAA, from the coding sequence ATGAATCATGACGTAGACGTATTAGTCATTGGGGGAGGACCAGCTGGTGCTACGACAAGTGCTCTATTAGCTGAAAAAGGCTGGGATGTGCTTGTGCTAGAGAAAGAGCAATTCCCGAGATATCATGTTGGTGAGTCATTGATGCCTTTCTGCTATTTCACCCTAGAGCAATTAGGAGTAATTGATTGGCTAAAGAATTCAGCTTGCCCTAAAAAACATAGCGTCCAGTTTGTGACAGAGGATGGAAAACTCTCCAAGCCTTTTTATTTTTTCCAGCACTTAGATCATGAGGCTTCGACTACTTGGCAAGTCAAAAGAGATGAATTCGATGCCATGATGCTCGACAATGCAGAAAAAAAAGGCGCTCAAGTCAAATACGGGGTGCGTGCCGAAAAGCTTTTAAAAGTGGGAGGGAAAGTTGTTGGTGCTGTTGCTAGAAATGGGGGAGATCCTTTTGAGGTAAAAGCAAAAATGGTGATAGATGCGTCGGGTCGCGATGTCTTTTCAATGTCTCGTTCAGGGTGGCGAGTAAAAGACCCTGTTCTCAATAAAATAGCTATTTGGACTTATTATCAAGGTGCAAAAAGAGACGAAGGTTTAGATGAAGGTGCTACTACGGTAGCCTATCTTCCAGAGCGTGGCTGGTTTTGGTATATACCTCTTCAGAATAATCGCGTAAGTGTGGGAATTGTGGCGGAGAAGGATTACCTTTACCGGGATGGAAAGGACCCTGCTAATATTTTTGCTCGTGAGATTGAGAATAATGCCTGGATTAAAGATCATTTAGCACAAGGCACCTGTGAAAATGAATACTGGGCAACAGGCGATTATTCATACCGTTCTCAATATTGCGCTACAGATGGACTGCTGCTTGTAGGAGATGCTTATGCTTTTCTGGACCCAGTCTTTAGCTCCGGAGTTTTCCTCGCCTTAAGTAGTGGTGCGCTCGGAGCTAAGGCTGTTGATAAAGCTTTGAAATCCGGAAATGTAGAAGCCACTCAGTTCATGGAATACGGTGAAAGAATGTGTCATGGTATTGAATCCATGCGTCGTCTCGTTTATGCGTTCTATGATCCTAACTTCAGTTTTGCCACGTTGCTCAAGGAACAGCCTGAATTACGCGGCGACCTAACGGATTGTTTGATAGGAGATTTATTTGAAAGAGATTTCTCACATTTATTTCAGACTATTGGAAGGATGGCAAATACTCCCGAGCCTCTCAAACATGGCCGAGCATATCTCAACGCAGCATGA
- the nifS gene encoding cysteine desulfurase NifS, whose amino-acid sequence MMLLEDKDIIYLDNNATTRIAPEVFEAMTPYLRDYYGNPSSSYSFGKQVHTAVERAREQVAALISCEPKEIFFTSCGTESDNAAINAALQVTGHKHVITSGVEHSAVKNHGEYLERLGYAVTYLPVSSDGTLQLKELENAIRPDTAIVSLMWANNETGVLFPIREAAEICQSKKILFHTDAVQCPGKIDISVKDSGINFLSLSGHKLHAPKGVGVLYVKRRTKFIPYVMGGHQEKGKRGGTENVASIVGLGKAAELALAKLQEEASHTRTLRNQLETGILEKVAETSVNGHPESRLPNTTNISFHRASAEKILVGLNEKGICASAGSACTTGSMEPSHVLTNMGLSQDKAFGSVRFSFSRYSDEAQVATTLEALPKVVEQSRS is encoded by the coding sequence ATGATGTTACTGGAAGACAAAGATATTATCTACTTGGACAATAATGCTACCACACGTATTGCCCCAGAAGTATTTGAAGCAATGACTCCTTACTTGAGGGATTATTATGGAAATCCTTCCAGCTCGTACTCCTTTGGCAAACAAGTTCACACAGCCGTCGAGCGCGCGCGTGAACAAGTTGCAGCGCTCATATCATGTGAGCCGAAGGAGATTTTCTTCACCTCTTGCGGCACGGAATCCGACAACGCCGCTATCAATGCCGCCCTACAAGTCACGGGACACAAGCACGTCATTACCAGTGGAGTCGAACACTCCGCTGTAAAAAACCATGGAGAATACCTTGAACGACTTGGCTACGCGGTCACTTACTTGCCCGTCTCATCAGATGGAACACTTCAGCTCAAAGAACTGGAAAATGCTATCCGACCTGACACTGCCATTGTCTCACTGATGTGGGCAAATAATGAGACTGGCGTTCTCTTTCCTATTCGTGAAGCGGCTGAAATTTGTCAATCCAAGAAAATCCTTTTTCATACCGATGCCGTTCAATGCCCGGGCAAGATTGATATTTCTGTCAAGGACTCCGGGATCAACTTCCTGTCTCTTTCTGGACACAAACTTCATGCTCCCAAGGGAGTCGGCGTTCTTTATGTCAAACGCCGGACGAAATTTATTCCTTATGTCATGGGTGGTCATCAAGAAAAAGGCAAACGTGGTGGCACCGAAAATGTCGCCTCAATAGTTGGACTTGGAAAAGCTGCTGAACTTGCTTTGGCAAAACTTCAGGAAGAAGCCTCACATACCCGCACACTTCGCAATCAACTCGAGACCGGTATTTTGGAAAAGGTTGCTGAGACTTCTGTCAATGGACATCCCGAATCACGCCTTCCCAATACCACCAATATTAGCTTCCATAGAGCTTCCGCAGAAAAGATTCTCGTAGGTCTAAATGAAAAAGGTATTTGCGCTTCAGCTGGCTCAGCTTGCACCACCGGCTCCATGGAACCCTCTCATGTTCTTACGAATATGGGCTTATCTCAAGACAAAGCATTTGGCTCCGTTCGATTTTCTTTTTCTCGCTACAGTGACGAAGCACAGGTTGCGACGACCTTAGAAGCACTACCCAAAGTTGTAGAACAATCACGCTCGTAA
- a CDS encoding aminotransferase class V-fold PLP-dependent enzyme has protein sequence MQIEQIISNEKLRQELFPICTERVFLAHAGVTALPQCSAEAMKAFSYEGSLQQQEHAGVWKDMFHTRQEAATLLSAEESEIALLGPTALGLNLVANGLKWQKGDEVIYYGDCYPADVYPWIKLRSHGVEVVPLELTRAGVIRWEHIEEKLTERTRLVSLASANFLSGYRINLEEIGSEIKKHNPQTLFCVDGIQTLGAFKTTVEHIDFLSADSHKWLLGPLGAGVFYVKKSLFNILEPTLLGSWNVVSPQFIAQDRIDYYEGARRYEPGSLNLVGNVGMLAGIRFLLELGVENISKRIRDLGAFTTVQMLDLGYQRYVDFDPVEENGHQATCGIYTFQHPSLNMEETFQKLKDQNIDISLRYNRSGQALFRISPHFYNTEEEISRFIEVLKKII, from the coding sequence ATGCAAATTGAGCAAATCATTTCTAACGAAAAACTTCGCCAGGAGCTCTTCCCTATCTGCACAGAGCGGGTGTTTCTAGCTCATGCAGGCGTAACTGCTCTGCCCCAATGCTCTGCGGAGGCTATGAAGGCGTTTTCCTATGAAGGCAGCTTGCAACAACAAGAGCACGCCGGCGTTTGGAAAGATATGTTTCACACACGCCAGGAGGCCGCCACACTCCTCTCTGCTGAAGAAAGCGAGATTGCTCTACTCGGCCCTACCGCTCTGGGACTCAATCTTGTTGCCAATGGCTTGAAATGGCAAAAAGGCGATGAAGTCATTTACTATGGCGATTGCTACCCCGCTGATGTCTACCCGTGGATCAAACTACGCAGCCATGGGGTAGAAGTTGTGCCTCTTGAGCTTACACGGGCTGGAGTTATCCGTTGGGAACATATCGAAGAAAAACTAACTGAGCGAACTCGCCTAGTCTCCTTGGCCTCTGCTAATTTCCTTTCCGGCTACCGAATTAATCTCGAAGAGATTGGTTCCGAAATCAAAAAGCATAACCCCCAAACACTGTTTTGCGTCGATGGCATACAGACCCTTGGAGCTTTCAAGACCACTGTGGAGCATATTGATTTTCTCAGTGCTGACTCTCATAAATGGCTTCTCGGCCCGCTTGGCGCTGGCGTCTTCTATGTTAAGAAATCACTCTTTAATATCTTAGAACCCACTCTCTTGGGTTCATGGAATGTTGTCTCACCTCAATTCATCGCCCAAGATAGAATCGATTACTACGAGGGAGCACGTCGCTATGAACCCGGTTCACTCAATCTTGTAGGAAATGTTGGCATGCTTGCAGGCATACGTTTTCTTTTGGAACTCGGTGTAGAAAACATTTCCAAGCGTATTCGAGACTTAGGAGCTTTCACTACTGTACAAATGCTAGACCTAGGTTATCAGCGCTACGTTGACTTTGATCCGGTTGAAGAGAACGGTCACCAAGCCACCTGTGGTATCTATACCTTCCAACATCCATCTCTCAACATGGAAGAAACCTTCCAGAAGCTCAAGGACCAGAATATCGATATCTCACTTCGCTATAATCGATCCGGCCAGGCGCTCTTTCGCATCTCCCCCCACTTCTACAACACAGAAGAAGAGATCTCCCGCT